The Clostridium beijerinckii genomic sequence TATTCCCATTCTTCTACATTTTTATTTGTATCGAAATACATATATACAATATCATCCAACACATAAAGTTTTTTTACAAACAATGCTCCTTCATTTACTTCAAAACTTCCTAGCTCTTTCTTTATAAATCCTGTTTCTTTATCTTTTTCTATTAATACTAAACTTGAAAAATCCATAGTTCCACCATCCTGTTATTTTTATAATAATTATTTTTATATTAGTAAATCAAAACATATATAAGTTTTATGAAATCTCCTACATTACTATTTTTAGCCATAGTTCAATAAAGTATAGACTTAATTTAAAACATATATAGTTAATTTCTCATATAAAATTATATCAAAAAAGACATTTTATAACCATAAAAATAAAACCTGGTAAACTTTTTTCCAAATATAAGACTATATTCAGAATCCACTCAGATAATAATATTTTTTCCTTAACTTTGTCATACGCTTTTGTTTTTATTATATGGAATTATATGGTAATATTTTCTTATGTTCACTCATATACTGTGAATTTAATCTTATTTATTAATTTCTTCAAACTATACTTTAGGTACATCAAAAATAAAGGAGGTATACAGTATGCTGAATAGCGCACAGATTCAAGAAGAGTACTTTGTTTATAAAAAAAGAAGAAGACGAAGACTCCAGAAAAATATTACTCTAAAAAATAAAAGAAGACTCATGTTATCTTTAACTATTTCTTTCGGAATAATAATTATAGCTTCATTCTTTATGACTCGTGATATTTATATATCAAACAATTCCAAGGACCTCGGATTTTCTGTAGAACATAGCTTTACTTCTGGCTTCTCATCAGAAAACAAACTCCTTAGAGTTCAAAAAATGTCACTGCTATATAATGATGGTGAAACTGCTGTTGTTGAAGCATCTGGACTTTCTAAGGCTGCTCCCCATAAAACCATTTCAGTTAAAGGAAGCTTTAAAAAGGATGATAAGAAAAGCTGGTGCTTAGAAAAAATATTTGACGAATAAATAAATTCATACTTATGCAATAAACTAGCCGAAATAAGGGTTAATCTTTTATTTCGGTATGCTGGAGAATAGGGCTGTGGATTTCTAACATTAGAAGTTGCACCCATTTCTGCATGCTCCTGTGGCAAGCACAGGACAAGCAAAAAGTGGAACAATTTCCAATGAAGAAATCCTACAGCCTTATTCTCAATGCAACACTGCACAAAAGATTAACCCTTTTTCTAGTATCTAGAATTTCATATCATAAATCTGATTCTTTTTTTGTATATAGATATCCAAATTTAAAACTACATTTATGTGATAACTTACCGAAATCATAAATATTTTGATTCCGAAAAGCTATGAAAATATCGCTGAAGGTTCTAAGCAGCAGGTTGTAGCCACCTTAGCACGCTCCAACTTTCAGTTTGACAAGCTAAAATGGAACAACCTACAGCTAAGAACCTTTAACAGCTCATTTTCAAATGTTTTCTTCACAAATATATTTATGATTTCTAGTGAAGATATGAACTTAAAGTTTTAGCAAATTTGTAAATACATTCATCTAATAAGTTGAATTCTTAAATTGGATATCTATATAGATAACACAATCAGAGATGAGTAATATACTTTTGTGGAATGTTTCATTGGTAATTTTGATGGATGTGATTCTTTGGCTATAAGTTGTTCCAAACGTGCTAGTTCAAAGCTTGTTCTTTGAGGCTAGCACTTTGGGTGCAACTTTATAGCCTTAGAATCCCCCATCAGAATTACCTAGAAACCGGAACAAAAGTATATTATTCATTTCGGCAAGCATACTGGTTTATTATTTTTTTGATTGTGCCTAAATGCGAGTTCACATTTAGATATCATAGATTTTATCTAGTTTCTAAGAACGCAGCCAACTTATTAACAGTTGACATATCTTCTCTTTCTAAATCTGTAGGTTGTAATTTGATTCCTAGCTTTTCTTCTATTTGAATTAAAACTTCAATTATTGCTAGAGAATCTAGTAATCCAGCTTCAAAAAGATCTAAATCAAAATCTTCTGCTATTTCATCATTTCCTGTAACTTCAGTAAATATTTCTAAAACTTTGTCTTTCATAATAGTATACTCCTTCTTATAGTACTAATTTTTTTAATTTCTTAGCTTGATTATTTCTATTTAAATAAATATCCTGAAAATATCAGCATACCAAAACATACTATGTGAAATGTTATTAAAACCTGAGCATAATTAAACCATTTCTCTTTTTTATGTTTCTTATAAAAACTTGATTTCCTCTGATAAATATCAGTTAGAACTAATGCAATTCCTTGATATAATCCATAAATTATATAGTATGCAGTTAGTCCATGCCATAATCCCATTATAAACATAGTGATAATTTGAGCCACGTGGGAAGCGATAAACCTATTCTTAAACCTCTTTTTTCTCATAGAATTTAACACAAATCTTGAGAAAATATAATCTCCAAACCATCGTGATAAAGATATATGCCATCGTGTCCAAAATTCTTTCATATCCTTACTTAAGAAAGGTTTATTAAAGTTATCTGGTGTTTTAATTCCAAAGATATAACTTGATCCAACCGCAAATAAGCTGTATCCCGCAAAATCAAAGAATAAATACATCGTGTAAGCATACATATAATTTACACTATTTAATAGTGTAATACCTGAAGGTATTTTTAACAACCAATATGTATCAATTAAATATGCTAGTATAAATTTATAAGCAATTGCAATAAATATCTTTTTCAGACCTGGAATTAAATATTCTTCTAAATATATATTCTTTTCTACTTTTCTATTTAAATCATCCTCAAATCTTTTCCATCTGTCTATAGGTCCAGAACTTAGGGTCGGAAAAAATGTTATAAAATGAATAAATGTCATAAAATTTATTTGAGTTATTCTACCATCATAAATTTCTATTACTACCTGTATTGCCTTAAAGTTTAGATATGATAAACCAATAAACCCAATATATGAAGCATAATGTGTAACCCCTGCTACTTTAGTTAATATAAGCGGAATTATTGATGCAAATAAGAATAACCAATATAAATATTTGTTATCTGTTTTTTTTCTAACAAACAAATATAAGTATATAACAAAAATTTCGCCAACTAAAAACATTGAAAATAAAGCTAATCCTAAACTTTTTCCCATAATCAAATATATCATTAAAGCCGAAGCGATTATTCCATAATATTTTGATTTAATCCCATTTAGCCCTAAAACTATGGCAGGAATAAATGTTAGTAGCAAGATATATAAGTAAAAGTAATCTCCGTATTGTGTCAACTTCATTATACTTCCTCCAATAGTTTTTTCCTATCAATCTTTCCATTTACATTAGTCGGAAATTGCTTAACAATTTTTATATTTCTAGGTACCATGTATGAAGGAATCAAATTGGCCAACTCTTTCTTTATCATTATTCCATTTTTTAATCCACTTAAGCCATTATCTTCTTTTAACTCAATAAACGCAGTTAAATATGCAATTTTTCCATCTTTCTCTATTGGAACAACAGCTGCATTTTTTATATTACTAACTTTAACTAAGTTATTTTCTATATCTTCTATTTCTATTCTAAAACCATTAAGCTTTATTTGGAAATCCTTTCTTCCACAATAATATAAATTTCCATTTACATAATAACCTAAATCACCTGTTCTATATGCTCTACATTTAGATCCATTATAATCATCATAGAAAAATGCTTTTGCAGTAACTTGTTCATTATTAAAGTATCCTTTGCTTACACTAGGACCTACAATTACTATTTCTCCTTTTTCTCCATCACCTAACACGTTGCCTTCATCATCAACAATCTTTACAACTGATGTTTTCATTGGATATCCAATAGGCAAGCTTCCTTCTTCTAACAATAATTCTTTGCTCATATCATTAGCCGAAACTGCTACAGTTGCCTCTGTTGGACCAT encodes the following:
- the dltC gene encoding D-alanine--poly(phosphoribitol) ligase subunit DltC; translated protein: MKDKVLEIFTEVTGNDEIAEDFDLDLFEAGLLDSLAIIEVLIQIEEKLGIKLQPTDLEREDMSTVNKLAAFLETR
- the dltB gene encoding D-alanyl-lipoteichoic acid biosynthesis protein DltB — protein: MKLTQYGDYFYLYILLLTFIPAIVLGLNGIKSKYYGIIASALMIYLIMGKSLGLALFSMFLVGEIFVIYLYLFVRKKTDNKYLYWLFLFASIIPLILTKVAGVTHYASYIGFIGLSYLNFKAIQVVIEIYDGRITQINFMTFIHFITFFPTLSSGPIDRWKRFEDDLNRKVEKNIYLEEYLIPGLKKIFIAIAYKFILAYLIDTYWLLKIPSGITLLNSVNYMYAYTMYLFFDFAGYSLFAVGSSYIFGIKTPDNFNKPFLSKDMKEFWTRWHISLSRWFGDYIFSRFVLNSMRKKRFKNRFIASHVAQIITMFIMGLWHGLTAYYIIYGLYQGIALVLTDIYQRKSSFYKKHKKEKWFNYAQVLITFHIVCFGMLIFSGYLFK